The region CGCGTCTTACAACCATGCGCCCTACATTGAGGAAAGCATCCTCAGTGTCCTGAACCAGACGTATCCCAACATCGAGCTGTTGGTGATTGACGATGGGTCGACAGACGACAGTGTCGAGCGCATTCGTCGATTGCAGGAACACCATGCCTTCGACTTTCGTGTCCAGCAGAATCAAGGGCTGACCAATACGCTCAATGGCGCGATTGCCCGCTCTCAAGGCCCGCTGATTGTGCCGTTCGGCTCCGACGACATCATGTTGCCGGAGCGCATAGCGACCCAGGTGGCCTATATGGATGGCAAGCCTGAGGTGGGTATCTGTGCCGGTAATATCGAGCTGATCGACTCCAACGGCGAGCTGTTTCCCGAGAAGCGCCAGCGCCGGGATGTGCCTTTTCGGCGCCTGGACTTCGACGATATGTTTCTGGAGCGCAAACCCTACCCGCCAGCGCCCACGCTGATGATCCGGCGCGAGGCGCTGGAAAAGGTCGGTGGGTTCGACCCGCAGATTCGCCTGGAAGACTTGTTGATCGAGCTGAAGATTACCCGCGCCGGGTACTTCATCGACGGTTTGAACGTGGTGATGGCGCGCTACCGCAAGCACGCTACCAACTCGTACAAGAATCATCGATTCATGATCGACAACATCCTGCGTTCCTACGCGCTGTTCAGTGACCACCCGCAATATGACGAGGTGCGTTACAAGTTCCTAAGCTCCATGTTCCTCAAGACGTCCAATCGCAATCGTGCATTGGCGCGAGAGCTGTTGGCGCAGATCCCGTTTGGTGCCTGGAACAAGAAAACCTGG is a window of Pseudomonas antarctica DNA encoding:
- a CDS encoding glycosyltransferase; protein product: MNQSQPLVTVIIASYNHAPYIEESILSVLNQTYPNIELLVIDDGSTDDSVERIRRLQEHHAFDFRVQQNQGLTNTLNGAIARSQGPLIVPFGSDDIMLPERIATQVAYMDGKPEVGICAGNIELIDSNGELFPEKRQRRDVPFRRLDFDDMFLERKPYPPAPTLMIRREALEKVGGFDPQIRLEDLLIELKITRAGYFIDGLNVVMARYRKHATNSYKNHRFMIDNILRSYALFSDHPQYDEVRYKFLSSMFLKTSNRNRALARELLAQIPFGAWNKKTWRGLGRLYFSPLEKD